tctgacattgttgttttaaattgttttaaattgtttttaaattgtgttagattttagcctgttcttgtaagctgctccgagccccagggaagtggcggcatatacatttgaattataaataaataaataaagataaaataggGCACAATTCTAAGCTAAAATGTGTGTCACTTCTAAAAAAGTGAACTTTATTAAGTGCTGAGCACTATATACCAGTATGTTATTGCAACTAGAGCAAGGAAGATTTATTCTCCAGAGCATCCTTTATCTCTTACAATACCAGAGCAAACAACCAGGCCCCACTATCAGGCACAGGCACAGTTCAGTAAACAAAGCTCTCAAAATGTGGAAGATCTATTTAagactagcttaggtacccagcAATACCCGAGTTAGGTCtttttaaattataaatattaGAAGTAgaaattgtttgttttggggttttatgAATGATAATTACcatttgggtgaactacaactcccatcaccctggGTCAGTTTCCCCCGAAACACTGCAAGTGTTCAAAGTTGACCATGTTGGGTATGCATACATAACAAAATAGCCCACTTGTACACAAATAAAAGGAATATAAATTAGTTCAGCCAATAATGTGACTGGTGAAACTTATTATACAGTTCAGAAACACAGCATTCACAAAACAGTATtatatgcattgtcgaaggctttcatggctggaatcactaggttcttgtgggttttttcgggctatagagccatgttctagaggcatttctcctaaaaaaggagaaatgcctctagaacatggctctatagcccgaaaaaacccacaagaacctaatattatATGCGTTTGGTACAGTCACTCATGATGCGCTCCATGATGCGCACCCCACTCCAGGCCTTTCTCTGGTGGAAAGGTTATAAACTTGGTACTTGTTCCCCTTAGAAATATAGGTTTTTATGTTTagtgcagcggttctcaacctgggggtcgcgacccctcagggggtcgtttggccattttctgggggtcgcaaAGCCACATTGGCTGGcgacgccccctccaaaatggcggctGACCCCCTGCGCCATTGGCATTCCCGCGCATGAAGCCATCCGcctgtccctcatctccttctgatggcagaaggaggtgagggatgggcgAGTGGCTCCTTGGGCGCCCCTCGCCTGGTCCGCTCTCCCGCCGGCCAGCAGGGGTGCGGAGCAAGCGAGGGCTCttcgttgcaggtgaactataaatcccagcaactgcatatcccaaatgtcaaggtctattttccccaaactccaccagtgttcacattggggcatattgagtatctgtgccaagtgtggtccagatccatcattgtgtgagtctgcaatgctctctggatgcaggtgaactacatctcccaaactcaaggtcagtgctcaccagacccttccagtatttttcgttggttgtgggagttctgtgtgcgaagtttggtccaattccatcattggtggagttcaaaatgctctttaattgtaggtgaactataaatcccagcaactacaactcccaaatgacataatcaattttccctccaaccccaccagtattcaaatttgggcatattggataacgtaaggtaaaggttttcccctgacattaagtccagtcgtgtccaactctgggagttggtgctcaatttctaggccaaagagccggtgttgttcatagacacctccaaggtcatgtggctgacatgacggcatggagttctgttgttgggtatttgtgccaaatttggtccagtgaatgaaaatacatcctgcatttcagatttttacattatgattcataacagtaacacaattataattaggaggtagcaataataataattttatggttgggggtcaccacaatgtgaggcactgtattaaggggtcgaggcattacgaaggttgagaaccactggtttagtgggATAAGATACTCTGCTATGTGTTTGATCCTAATTGCGCATATGCACGCAtgccaagatccatcattggttgggttcatagtgttttctgtattgggtgaattacaattcccaaccTACAAGGTCAGTTTTCTCTAAAGCCCGCCAGCATTTAAAGTTGATCCTGtggggtaaactataactcccaaaatccaaggtcaacccccaccccacctcaAAAGCCTTCCAGTGATTTCTTTTTGtcattggggggtgggggcggtctgtgtgccagatttggtccagatctgtcgttcacagttcacagtgctctctggaagtgggagaCATCTTGGAAAATTGATActtggaagatagatagatagatagatagatagactcacttttatgagatagatagatataaaaaatGAATTGCTACACAATGCATTTATAgataaagcaattaaaacattctatggcagtagttctcaaccttcctaatgctgtgaccccttaatccagtggtgacccccaaccataacattgttttcgttgctacttcataacagtcattttactactgttataaatcataatgtaaatatgagagagggccttctcggtggtggctccttggctgtggaacacccttcccgtagacatcaggctagccccctccctgttgatattccgcaggaagctgaagacctggttgtttaagaaggcatttgaatagaagtgcaattgactggtaactcgaccataggaatggaacaatggaaatggtatcggattgtgaatttgacgatgagacgactcggaatggcttgtagtaatgttgatgttttttgatgagatgtttttgataatgatgtattgtggattattttattctatgttgtattttgcacctgttttctatgttgtacaccgcaatgagtcgccattaggctgagaattgcggtatataagtgaagtaaataaataaatatccgatatgcaggatgtattttcattcactggaacaaatttggcacaaatactcaatacacccaaatatgaatactggtgaggttgagtttgtcatttgggagttgtagttgctgggatttagagttcgcctataatcaaagagcattgtgaactccaccagcaatggaattgaatcaaattgggcacacacaactcccatgccaacagaaaacactggaagggtttggtgagcattgaccttgagtttgggagttgtagttcacctacatccagagagcactgtggactcacgcagtgatggctctggaccaaacctggcacaattactcaatatgcccaaatgtgaacacagatggagtctgggggaaataaaccttgacatttgggaattgtagttgttgggatttataattcactacaatcaaagaatattctgaactccaccaatgatagaattgggtcaaacttcccacatggaatccccatgaccaacagaaaatactgtgttttctgatgatctttggtgacccctctgacaccccctcgcgacccccttaggggtcccgacccccaggttgagaaacactgttctatgggCTTCATAAACTACCATTTTCTTTTAGCTATTTTAAAGAGGCATTGAGATCtggggcaggatacaaaaattatTGGGAAGGAACAGCATATGTAGTAcatctctattttttttaaaaaagccaaaaaggaGAGGATGGTCCTTAATAACATCTCACCAGAAATTTCTTGGAAGGAGACTACTACTCTCTGGCTTggtataataaattatatttccATGTAAATAACACCAATTAATTCTTATTCTGCATCCATATATAGGAATTATGTAGAGCAATTTCAATGTCTTATCTTGTCCTTGTTGGGAGGACATTGTGGCATGACATTTCAGTGGTCATCTtagagaagaaaaaaatcaagTTCTGTACTTGGGAGAGGGGAGGGTAGTGATCTTGCATTTCCCATCCAAACCTGTGCCTTTCTTCCCCAGGCCTACAAATTTATACCCAGAGTTCCCAAGGATAGGAATCAAATGATCCTCATCTCTATTGTTCTGGTACTTCTGGTCACTATCATTATTGGAGCTATTCTCATCGGCGTCCACGTTACTCAGGAACACACGGAAAAGGTGAGTAAAACATCTCAAGCAATGTTAATGGTATTCAGAAGGTGGATCCATTCCTGGAGGTTCTCTCCATAAGCTGCTCTTCTAAGCTGATGGGACCCTAATATGAACCATGCAGCTTCAGGGTTTCTGTACTGAGCAACAAAGTGGCATCTGATGGTTTCTATGTTCAATGCAGTAATCAATCAACTctaggaccccttccacacagctgaataaaatcccatattttctgctttgaactggaatatatggcagtgtggattcaaataacccaattcaaagcagatattgtggctgccagtttgctaccaagcacaattattattaattattattattattaaactttatttgtgccccgctagcatctcccgaaggactcgatgcggcttacaaaggccaaggcctcaacacaacaacaacagacaataacaatacaatgcaaacaaattaaaaacataagcaataacaaaaacaaaacattacactattacgcaatgaAACCAGGGCCGGGctaatgaagggtacaggttaaaaaagtgctgggtgtaagaggtgatatgttgggattctgggcaagtgcaatgtgcagagagtcttaaactctaataaagtgcttctgggacgtagtgctggaggttatcctattctggaaaggcacatggaatagccaggtcttcaagttcttcctaaagactgccaacgtgggtgctagtctaatgtctttggggagggtgttccaaagttggggggcaaccacagagaaggccctgtccgtttgcaccagttgaaacttttgggctgtcttcaagggcagccccatgcagagtgcattgcagtagtccagtctggatgtaaccaatttcagcataagaacaaacctacagaacctatcttgtttgtagctGAATACCTAAAGGCAGAAATGCTTAAAAATCTCAGGAGAGTATTCACTAGAACCAGATTTGAACAGATGgatacaatggttaaacatggaagATTTAACCAGGTTCCATATAACGTacgtttctgtatctgtggggcgacagaggtagaggataCTACATATattctgtttaattgtttttttgtACAAGAAAGcgagaaatcaatacctcggaccattcattacatagaagactcactgggatccccatatcagaactacattttaatgtCTGGCCaaaatgctaagataacacaccaaacagccctttttctgCATAAAGCGAtgcagctgagaactgcgtatttggaggcgattggggtaaactgtaggggtgacgcagatatctgaaTTGGATTGGggttgtgtaatagctggtctattttaacctttgttttaaccttcgtcCTTAATGTCTATGGTATGACGTTTTACCTTGGCActgattatatttttaattatctttaacttttaacttaattgagttttaattgtgttttaatgtatgttcacttttacaggagttttaggacagtgtttagtgtctatttgtgcattttcttgttttgtcttttactgttgatatgctcagtggactaatcaataaactttactaTATCTACCTTGTTTGTAACTGGGAATTGCCTGTACTACGCTGTGCCTTGTCTGTCCTGTAGATCATTAAAACCACTACTAAAGGAGCAAATGGTGAAACGGTGAAGCAAACTGTGATGGTGGACACCCAGGAAAATGTGGCTGTATTTTACATCCACAGCAACACCACCTCAGCCACTGTTGTTTACGACTATCAGCAAGTAAGTCCTGAGAAATCTTCCAGGGGGGCGTCAAAATGGTTCAAGGCATTCTACCACCATAAATTGGACCGAGAGCATATTTGGATTATACGTTGCTTTAACGTAtaatcccaccactcaggatgggagcaCTGAAAACTCAACAgcccactgtgaagcatttgctcggttcttcgcggaCAAAGTTgacttgatccgttctggtctggacaccatgttaacagcagtctatgagaatgtaacacgagcatctgcttgtctggttttgatggattcttttcaattggtgaaacccgaggatgtggacaagatacttggaggaatgagagcaaccacatgcatcctagacccctgcccatcctggcttctaaaggaggccagagggggattggctgagtgggtgaaggtggtggttaatgcctcccttcgggaaggcaacattccagcgatcttaaaacaagctgtaataaaaccactgttgaaaaaaccatcactggaccccactcaatttgtcaactattggcctgtttccaatctcccctttttgggcaaagtcctggaatgtgtggtggcctaacaactccaggtattcttggaagacacggattatctggatccggcgcagtctggctttagaccgggacatggtaccgagacagccttggtctccttagtTGATTATCTACggcgggagctagacagggggagtgtgtccttgttggttctgctggacctctcagcggccttcgataccgtcgaccatggtatccttctgggacgcctcgccagaatgggccttggtggcactgttttacagtggctcctgtCCTTTCTGgggggtcgcacccagaaggtgttattgggaaaCACCTATTCATTCCCAcatcctttgtcttgtggggttgcTCAGGGATCAATACTGtatcccatgttgttcaacatatacatgaagccgctgggggagatcatccggaatTTCGGGgtgcgatgccatctgtacgcagatgatgtccaactctgtcactcctttccacccgctactaagaaggctgtccaggtcctgaaccgctgtgcttggccgctgtgacggtctggatgagggcgaacaaattgaaattgaatccagacaagacagaggtcctcctggtcagtcacaaggccaaacagggcatagggttacagcctgtgttggatggggttacactccccctgaagacgcaggttcgcagcttgggtgtgatcctggactcatcgctgagcctggaacctcaggtctcggcggtgaccaggggagcatttgcacagttaaaacttgtgcgccatctgacttggccacagttgtccacgctctagttacattccatatagactactgcaacgctctgtatgtggggttgcctttgaagatggtccggaagcttcaactagtccaacaaacagcagccaggttgttaacaggagcagcgctcagggagcatacaacccccttgttgcaccagctccactggctgccagtttgctactgggcccaattcaaagtactgtctttgccctataaagccctaaacggttccagtccAACttgcctgtccgaacgtatctccccttatgaaccactgaggactttaagatcatctggagaggccctgctcttggtcatgccttcatcacaagtacgtttggcggggacgagagacagggccttctcagtggtggcccctcggctatggaatgccctccctagggaaatcagatctgctccctccctcttgacgttttggaggcaagttaaaacgtagctattcgagcaagcatttacaaatacagagtagctaatataggaaatcgaatgaactgacaatggaattggacaatgcttgagaataatgagacgctgatgatgttgcttttattgcttttatgatgttttatactgtttaatgtttttatctattatgttttatgtatactgatttgttggaaaccgccttgagtcgccaattggctgagaaaggtggtatataaatacagtaaataaataaataaatttaatagtgGCTTACTAAATTTTAGATTTGTTGCCCTTGGTTATGCAACTGTTTAAAGATGTGCAGCACTGACTGTTGTATGCAGATGCCTCCAGTATGGATTAATGGGTGCAGAGGCTTGGCCTAACCAAGTTTGTGAATGGCCTCTGACCTGTCAACCGTTATGAataactagccgtctcctgccacgcattgctgtggcccagtctgtgtatatgtgttttgtgtgtgtagcCTTTAGCCAAACCCcaatcatacaatttcattcaatccaCTCATGCATCACAGCTATGGTGCTCCACTTCAGTCTGACCTGCCACGGTAATGCTTTGAATATGGATGCACAGAAAGGAGAGCTTGATCTTCAAGACATAGTCCCAATTGGCCAACTGGGCATACCTTCGATGCCTATTTTGCTCTGAAATCTTCTTTTCTCCTTGCTTTATTTCTAGAGTTTGATTGCCTTCCGAATTCACAGCAAAAAACAATGCTCAGTGGTGGTGATGGATTTGGTTGACGTGCCCAGTCTACATGAGATCACCGAGCTGGTTGACCACTCGGGCAAACAGGTATGAG
This portion of the Anolis sagrei isolate rAnoSag1 chromosome 7, rAnoSag1.mat, whole genome shotgun sequence genome encodes:
- the LOC132782780 gene encoding surfactant protein C-like, whose amino-acid sequence is MDPKSKCEISPESEPPAYKFIPRVPKDRNQMILISIVLVLLVTIIIGAILIGVHVTQEHTEKIIKTTTKGANGETVKQTVMVDTQENVAVFYIHSNTTSATVVYDYQQSLIAFRIHSKKQCSVVVMDLVDVPSLHEITELVDHSGKQVSGEDSLVYTFKQRGMADRNALGTTINVLCSDVPVYWAEKNHKKPRRRSTPCPGLLIIRLCFAFL